In Triticum aestivum cultivar Chinese Spring chromosome 5B, IWGSC CS RefSeq v2.1, whole genome shotgun sequence, the following proteins share a genomic window:
- the LOC123112412 gene encoding beta-glucosidase 30: MGKRQVLPALLLALLALASSGGGAHASAGGGPHPATPVKAPFSRHSFPKGFVFGTGSAAYQYEGAVKEGGRGPTVWDKFAHTPGKIADGGNGDVALDFYHRYKEDLKLVLDMNMDAFRFSIAWSRILPTGSMSGGVNKEGIAFYNRLINEVIAKGLKPYVTLHHWDTPLGLEDKYGGFLSEKIVKDYVDFSDVCYNEFGDRVKHWTTFNEPWTYSTYGYATGVFAPGRCSPHVSASCGARDSAREPYIVTHNILLAHAATVELYRRKYQKAQGGEVGITLVCHWYLPYTNSTADKEAAKRRVEFMLGWFMDPIVHGDYPASMRSWLGARLPSFTPKQKAMLKGSYDFFGLNYYTTYYAIATPAPANALLGSYDADNRSNVTGFRNGRPLGPQAYTEFLFVYPPGIHELMLYAKRKYGNPAIYVMENGIDEGNNSSLPIREALKDPARINYHYKHLLFLNLAIKQKVNIKGYFSWTFMDCFEWGDGYKDRFGLIYIDRNTLKRYPKESSKWMGRFLKK; the protein is encoded by the exons ATGGGTAAGCGCCAGGTTCTCCCCGCTCTGCTCCTCGCCCTCCTGGCTCTCGCGTCCAGCGGTGGCGGCGCCCATGCGTCGGCGGGCGGCGGTCCCCATCCGGCTACGCCGGTGAAGGCGCCGTTTAGCAGGCACAGCTTCCCCAAGGGGTTCGTCTTCGGCACCGGCTCCGCAGCCTACCAG TACGAAGGCGCCGTCAAGGAAGGTGGCCGGGGGCCGACGGTGTGGGACAAGTTCGCCCATACTCCAG GCAAGATTGCAGACGGTGGCAATGGAGACGTAGCGCTAGACTTTTACCATCGGTACAAG GAGGATCTGAAGTTGGTGTTGGACATGAACATGGATGCCTTCCGGTTCTCCATCGCGTGGAGCAGGATCCTGCCAA CTGGTTCCATGAGTGGAGGAGTGAACAAAGAGGGGATTGCATTTTACAACAGACTTATCAATGAGGTCATAGCTAAAG GCTTGAAGCCATATGTCACACTGCATCACTGGGACACACCCCTGGGGCTAGAGGACAAATACGGTGGCTTCCTCAGTGAAAAGATTGT GAAGGACTACGTGGACTTCAGCGACGTTTGCTACAACGAGTTCGGCGACCGGGTGAAGCACTGGACCACCTTCAACGAGCCATGGACGTACAGCACCTACGGCTACGCCACCGGCGTGTTCGCGCCGGGGCGGTGCTCGCCGCACGTCTCCGCCTCCTGCGGCGCCCGCGACTCGGCCCGGGAGCCCTACATCGTGACGCACAACATCCTGCTGGCGCACGCCGCCACCGTGGAGCTGTACCGGCGCAAGTACCAGAAGGCGCAGGGCGGCGAGGTCGGCATCACGCTGGTGTGCCACTGGTACCTCCCCTACACCAACTCCACCGCCGATAAGGAGGCCGCCAAGCGCCGGGTGGAGTTCATGCTGGGCTGGTTCATGGACCCCATCGTGCACGGCGACTACCCGGCGTCCATGAGGAGCTGGCTCGGCGCCCGGCTGCCGAGCTTCACCCCGAAGCAGAAGGCCATGCTCAAGGGGTCCTACGACTTCTTCGGCCTCAACTACTACACCACCTACTACGCCATCGCCACGCCCGCACCGGCCAACGCCCTCCTTGGGTCCTACGACGCCGACAACCGCTCCAACGTCACCGGCTTCCGCAACGGCAGGCCCCTCGGCCCGCAGGCCTACACCGAGTTTCTCTTCGTCTACCCGCCGGGTATCCACGAGCTCATGCTCTATGCAAAGCGCAAGTACGGGAACCCCGCCATCTACGTCATGGAGAACGGCATCGACGAGGGCAACAACAGCTCGCTGCCCATCAGGGAGGCGCTCAAGGACCCCGCCAGGATCAACTACCACTACAAGCACCTCCTCTTCCTCAACCTCGCCATCAAGCAGAAGGTGAACATCAAGGGTTACTTCTCGTGGACGTTCATGGACTGCTTCGAGTGGGGTGACGGCTACAAGGACCGCTTCGGCCTCATCTACATCGACCGCAACACGCTCAAGCGCTACCCCAAGGAGTCCAGCAAATGGATGGGCAGATTCCTCAAGAAATGA